The Stigmatella ashevillena genomic sequence CCCACGCCGGAGCGGAACAGGGCGTACTCCAGCGACTGCTCGGTGTAGTGGCCCAACAACCGCGGACGGCCCGGGTCCGCGTAGCCCAGGGCGCCCTCCAGATCCTCCAGGGTGATGGCTTCCCAGGCCTGCTGCCGCTCGAGGGCCTTCAGCGGAGAGGGGTGCCGCGCGAGCATGCCACGCGGATCAAACCGTTCCTGGATCGGCTCGTGTCCTCGCTCGTCCAGGACCAGCACCGAGCCGACGAACACCTTCCAGGCCTCCGCATGGTAGCCGCCTCCGGGCAACCACACGGAGGGCACCCGGTGAAGCGCGCGCGCCACGGCAAGGTCCCTCCGCCGGGCCCCCTTCAGGCTGAGGCCGAGGAGGCCGAAACGGTCTCCCCGCAGCACATCCCCCCCGGCGATGACGAAGGCCAGCTCCGCCCGGGGCATGCGCTCCAGCAGCGCCTCCAACGCCGCGAGGTACTCGGCATCCCCACAGCCGCGGGCCAGCAACACCTCGTCCGCGCCGGGCACGAGCCCCCAATCGCTGCCGGACAGAGAGCCCACCCACACATGGGGGTCCCCGGAGAGGCACGCGGCGGTGCCATCCGAGGGGTGGGCATCCAGGTCGAGCACCGCCACGGAACCGCCGAAGCCCTCCTGGCGCAAGGTGGTGATCGCCACGGCGATGTCGTTGAGCACGCAGAAGCCGCCGCCGTGGTCCGGCGCGGCATGGTGAAAGCCCCCCGCCATGTTGACGGCGGGCCGCCGGGTGCAGAGGGCCAGCCGGGCCGCTTCCAACGTCCCGCCGCAGATCCGCCTCACCGTGTCCAGCACGGTATCCACCGGCACCACGGAGGGCTCCACGGCGAAGATGCTTGCGAGCGTCTCGGGCGCCTCCAGCGATTCCAGGTAGGCCGCATCATGCACGCGGGCCAACTGCGCGTAGGAGACCGGCCGGGGACGGTGGATGTCCGTGGCCCGGACAATCCCCGCCTCCAACAGGTACCCGGTGGTGAAGTCCACCTGGCGCGGCTCCAATCCGTGGTGGGCGTCGAGGCGGGCGAACGGAAGCCGGTACGGCTCGTCATAGAAGACTGGCACCCGCGCCCTGTCTGGACGCAGTCGCCTCTTCCACTCCTGCAGCCAGGCTCTCATCGGCCAGAGAACCCTACGCCCGGAGGGCGCGGGGCGGGTGGACTTTCAACCCCTCGCCGCTCACACGAAGATTCGCCGCACTGCGTTAATGGCCTTGAGACTTCAGGCGTTTGACTTTGTTCGCCTGCCTGGAGAGGGGGGCCTCTTTTCAGCGCGTGCGCTTGGCGGCCGCGCGCTTGGCAGCCGTGGAACGCTGGACGGTCTTGCGCTTGCGCGTCGCCGCGGCCTTCTTCGCAGCGGCTGAGCGCTGGGCCTTCGTGCGGCCAGCCTGGCTCCGCTTGCCTCCCCGGCGCGAGGCCTGGTGCGTTTCAGGCTTCCCATACCCAGAGCCACCGGGCTTCTCGCCCCCATGCGATTCGGCATTCACGGTGGCCCATGCCCGGCGCTTGGCCTCCTTCTCGTGGGTCCCGCGCTCGGTGTAACCCTCGGCGATGTGCTCCGCGCGCCGCTTCTGCTTGTCGGTGTACTTGCTCTTGTCTCCACGAGGCATGCCGTTCTCCTTCTCCCTTCCCCAAGGTCTGCATCCGAGGGCCAGATGGGAACCTGGCCTCAGGCAGCAGGGTCCGGCGGCGGCTCACCGGGCCCGCTCGCGCCCTTGCGCACCTCATCGCGCAGGGCGGGGCTGGTGCGCTTCGCACCACTCACCAGCAGCCCCGTCAACAGCGCCCAGGCCAGCCCCACCATCCATCCCCCGAGGATGTCCGTGAGGTAGTGCACGCCCAGGTACACGCGCGTCAGCCCGACCAGGAAGCTCAACAGCACCGCCATCCCCAGCACATAGGCCTTGAGCCTGCGGCGCTCGGTGAGCTGCGACAAGAGGGTGCCCAACGTGAGGTACACGATGGCCGACAGCATCGCGTGTCCGCTGGGAAAGCTCGGCGCGAACACCTCGGCGAGGTGCGGCACCACCGAGGGCCTCGGCCGGGCGAAGAAGTGCTTGAGCAAGGAATTCACCAGGGCGCCCCCCGCCGTGGACCCGGCCACCAGCAGCAGCGAGCGGAAGCGGCGGATGAGGACGAGGAAGCCACACACCCCCACCGTGATGAGCGCCAGCACCGTGCCGCTCCCGAGGGACGTCACATCCCGGGCCGCGGCGAGCAGCCACTTCGGCCCCACGGGAATCCGTGGGTCATCCGTCCGCCGCAGCGAGCGGACCACCGTCTCGTCAAAGGATTGCGTCTCGCGCTCCACGACTTCATCCGCCAGCATCGCGAAGCCCAGGCAGCAGGCCGCGATCGCGGCCAGCAGCCCCCACAGGCGCAGCCGCTCCGACCCCGTCAGCGGGGCAATCCATTCTCCCAATCGACGTCGCATGGAGCCCCCACCCTATGCATTTCCCCCCGTGTCGCGGCGGCCGTGCCGATGCTGCCGCCTGGAAGTGCACAAAGCCGCCGCGGCCCCCCGCGTCCGCCGGCCGGTACCGCTAGATGCGAATGCGGTCCCGTCCCGCACTGCCGAGCACGGCGCCCGTCACACAGAAGAAGTGAATGATGATGCCGGGAAACACCAGCGCCAAGTAGCCGATGCCGGTGACGATGAACCAGAGCAAGGCTCCCCAGAATTGCCCTTTGTAGAGCTGTCCCAGGCCCGGTATGAAAAAGGATAACACCCCAGCAACAACAGGATTGAAACGGCGCTCTTGGACCAGTTCATAGTTCATTAGAGCCTCCGGACAGCGATCAAGGCAGCGCCTGCGGGCCGCAGCGTAGTCCGCCCAGCCACCAATGTGGAATTCACCCCCCCCCAGCAATGACTTCCATTGCGCTACAGGTCTGTAGACAACCCAACCGCCGTGCGGGGCTGAACCCTTGGTGCAAGTGCCGGTTGTCCTGGCGCAACAGGCTGCTATCACTGCCTACAGGAGGGAACACACTTGGCCATCGCCACCATCGAGCCGACGACCGGCACCACCCTGCGGACCTTCAACGCGCTCTCCCCAGAGGAGACCGAGGCGCGGCTGCGCCTCGCCGAGGAGACGTTCCGCACATACCGCCACACCTCTTTCGCCGACCGCAAGCGCTGGCTGGCCCGGGCCGCCGAGCTCCTGGAGACCGAGGCCGCCACCTTCGGGCGCATCATGACACAGGAGATGGGCAAGCCCTTCGAGGCCGCCAAGGCCGAGTCCCAGAAGTGCGCCCAGGCGTGCCGGTATTACATCGAGCACGGTGAGGCCTATCTGCGGGACGAGCCCATCGACACGGGCAAGGACCGCAGCTACGTGCGCTACGAGCCGCTGGGGCCCGTGCTGGCCATCATGCCGTGGAACTTCCCCTTCTGGCAGGTCATCCGCTTCGCCGCCCCGGCGCTGATCGCTGGCAACGTGGGATTGCTCAAACACGCGCACAATGTGCCGCAGTGCGCCCTGGCGCTGGAGGATCTCTTCCTGCGGGCAGGCTTCCCTCGGGGCGCGTTCCAAAACCTGTTCATCGAAACGCGAGACATCGAACGCGTCATCGAAGACAGGCGCGTGAAGGCGGTCACCCTGACAGGCAGCGAAGGGGCCGGCCGGGCGGTCGGAGCCCAAGCAGGCAAGGCACTCAAGAAGGTGGTGCTCGAGCTGGGCGGCAGCGATCCGTTCATCGTCATGCCGAGCGCGAAGCTGGAAGACGCGGTGGAGACGGCGGTGAAGGCGCGGCTCATCAACAATGGCCAGTCCTGCATCGCGGCCAAGCGCTTCATCGTCCACGAGGCCATCTATCCGGAGTTCGAGCGGCGCTTCGTGGAGCGCATGGGCCGCGTGAAGGTGGGGGACCCGATGGAGCCCCAGACGGAGGTGGGCCCCCTGGCGACCGAGGGGATCCGCCAGGGCCTGCACGCCCAGGTGGAGAAGAGCCTCGCGGCGGGCGCGAAGGCCCCTGTGGGCGGCAAGCTCCCCTCGGGCGCGGGGTACTACTACCCGCCCACGGTGCTGACCGACGTGCCCGACGCGTCTCCGGCCGCCCGCGAGGAGCTGTTCGGTCCGGTGGCGGTCCTCTTCCGGGCGAAGGACGTGGCGCACGCCATCACGCTGGCCAACGACACGCCCTACGGCCTGGGCGCGAGCGTGTGGACCCGGGATGAGGCGGAGGCCCAGCAATTCATCGCGGGCATCGAGACGGGCATGGTGTTCGTCAACGCGATGGTGGCCTCGGACGCGCGGCTGCCCTTTGGCGGGGTGAAGAACTCGGGCCATGGGCGCGAGTTGGCGCTGCACGGCCTGCGCGAGTTCCTCAACGCGAAGACGGTCCGCATCAGCGCGGGCGCCCTGCCTCCCCCCACCGAGGCCTCCGCCAACGAGTAGGCCCCTGGGCTCCCCCGGCCGTATCCTGGGCTCGCCTGTCTCCTCGCCAGGAGAGCCCCCACGACCGCAACTGATGGCGGCGATGGCCCCCGACGGGGCCTGGGACGGCGGGTGGGAGGCGTCCGGGCGCAAAGTGCGTTAGGGAGGAGCCACTCGCCTCCCCGAGCTGGCCACCCGATGAACGTCCCCGCCTCGTCCCGCCGCTTCCAGATCTTCAGCTACGCCGTGCTCGCCTACACGTTGGCCGTGGTGTTGTGGGGCGCCTTCGTGCGCGCCACGGGTTCGGGCGCGGGCTGTGGGGACCACTGGCCCCAGTGCAATGGCGTGGTCGTGCCGCGCGAGCCCACCGTGGCCACGCTCATCGAATACACCCACCGGGTCACCAGCGGCCTGGCCCTGGTGCTGGCCGTGGTGCTGTGCGTCTGGGGCCTGCGCGCCCACGCCAAGGGGCACCCCGTGCGCGGCGCGGCCGTGTTGTCGCTCGTCTTCATGCTGACGGAGGCCGCGGTCGGCGCGGGGATCGTCCTCTTGAAATACGTGGCGGACAACCCCTCCATCGCGCGGGCGTACTGGATGGCGATCCACCTCCTCAACACCTTCCTGCTCGTGGGCGCCCAGGCACTCACGGCGTGGTGGGCCGGGGGACGCTCGCGGTGGGTGATGCGCGGCCAGGGACTGGCCGGAACGCTGGTGGGCGTGGGAATCGCTGGGCTGCTGCTGCTGGGAGTCACCGGAGCCATCGCGGCACTGGGGGACACGCTCTTTCCGGCCACCAGCTTCACGGAAGGCTTGCAGCAAGACATGTCCGAGACGGCGCACATCCTGCTGAGGCTGCGCGTGCTGCACCCGGTGCTGGCGGTAGGACTGGGCGCGCTGCTGGTGGCGGTGGGCAACATGCTGGCCCGCTTACGGCCCTCGGAGAGCGTGAAGCGCTCGGCCACCCAGCTGACCGTGCTGTATGCGATTCAGCTGGGCGCGGGGCTGACCAACCTGGTGCTGCTGGCGCCGGTGTGGATGCAGCTCGTCCACCTGCTGCTGGCAGACCTGGTATGGATTGCCCTGTTGCGGCTGAGCGTGGCAGCGCTCGCGGAGGACGCGCCCCGGGCCACCGTCACGGGCGGACCTCCGGCGCGGGCACCTGCTCCCAGAGATCCAGCCCGTCCACTCCCTCCGTGAGAAAGCGCCGGACGAAGCGGGCATGAAGCCAATGCTGGCTCTCCTCGGAGAGCTGCCACCGTCCGCGTCCCGCGACCACCACGAAGTGGCTCCGGGCGAGCACTTCACGGACACGTGCTTGGGCGGCCGGTGTCTGGAATGCGTCCTCGACGAGGGCAAAGCGCGCCCCGGAGCCCAGGGCCCCCAGCAGCATCTCCCCATAGGAATCCACCACGAGGGGCGCTCCGGAGATGACGGGTGGCAGATGCCCTCCCGCGAGCCCCCAGGCCGGCTCGAATGAGAAGAGCGCGACTCTCGGCGGAACGGACTGGAGGATGAATCGCCTCAACGCCACCACCTCGGGCGCCTGGGCCAGGACGCCCCAGCAGAGAGACTTCCACGGAGGCACCAGCACGGCCACCCCCAGCAGCACGGCGACCCCCCGTGCGGCCCAGGGCCGATGGGCCTGGAACCCGCCCTGGAGCGCCGCGGCCGCCAGCCCCGCGAGCAAGGACTCCGGACCCGCCAGGTAAGCGTTGTACTGGCTCCAGTAGCTCGGCGAGGTGAGGAAGGCGAAGACCGTGAGGCCATAGGCCACGGCGGCAAACCGCTCCGCGGACCTCTCCTCCCCGGTCCGCTGAAACAGGCGGCGCACCACCAGGGCAAGCCCCAGCAGCGCCAGCCCCACGCCCACCCCTCTGCTCGTGGGAAACAGCTCCCGCAGTCGGCCGAGCCGGCTCAGCTCTCCGTCACCTGGGCGGAGCGCCTGGAAGAGAAACACCTCCGAGAGAAAAGACGACGGGGCCCTCCAGAGAAAGGGGCCCACCAGGAGCACCAGGGTGCCCGCCACGGTGAGGACCAGACCCGCCCGCGACTTCCAGGACGTCCCAGCGGGAGGTGCCACCAGCGCGGCGGCAAGCCAGATTCCTCCCAACACCTTCACCGAGATGGCCACGCCCAGGAGGATGCCCGTCCATCCCCACCGGGGCTCCTGTCGGCCATGCCGGGAGCAGGCCAGCCACATGTTCGCCGCGGCCAGGCATGCGAGGTTGAGCCACGGCTCCAGGAAGGGGCCCCGCTCGACGAGGACCAGCTCGGGATGGCTCGCATACACGAGCGCCGCCACGAGCGCCGCCACGGGCCCCCACATGCGCAGGGCCAAACGCCCCACGCACCAGACGCTCAGGGCTCCACACAGGGCCGCCATCCACCGGGCCAGGGTGAACCCCGCGCTGACGCCCAGCCAGGACACGCTCGCGCCCGCGGGCCCCCACAGCAACAACGACCCGGGCGGGTGGACGAAGGCGAAGTCCCGATAGGGCCAGTGCCCTTGAAACAAGAGCGCCGAAGCCGAGAAATAGACGCCCTCGTCATAGTCGATGGGGTAGCCGAAAGCGCCCTCCGCTCGCGTGAGCGGCGCCACGCGCAGCACCCACGCCGCCACGGCCACGAGCACCAGCACCCACTCCATGCAGGGATTCCAGCGGATCGAGTTCCGGACACCCGGGCCAAAAAACGGTGCTTTCACCTCCGCACCGGTACAGGCTCCGCGCATGCAACCAGGCTTCGGACGTGATCTAACGACCGGCAGCATCCCCAGGCACATGATCGCCTTCTCCCTGCCGATGCTCTTGGGCAGCTTCCTCCAGACAGCATACAGCTTCGTCAATGCCATCTGGGTGGGGCAGTACCTGGGCACCTCCGCGCTCGCCGCGGTGACGGTGAGCTTCCCCATCGTCTTCGTCCTGTTCGCCATCGGCATGGGCCTCACGCTGGCGACGAACATCCTCGTGTCCCAGAGCTACGGCGCGCGGAGGATGGACGAGCTGCGCAAGGCCGTGGACAGCTCCACCGTGCTCATGGTCTCCCTGGGCATCGTGTTCACCATTCTGGGAGAGCTCTTCGCCCCCAGCGTTCTGCGCGCCATGGACACGCCCCCGGAGATCCTCGACGCGTCCATCCACTACCTCCGGATCTTCCTGCTCTCGCTGCCGCTGGGGTTCAGCCTCTTCCTGATTCGAAGCCTGCTCCAGGGCGTGGGCGACTCGAAGACACCGCTCTACTTCCAGTTCGGCTCGGTGCTCCTCGCCGCGGCGCTGGACCCCGTACTGATGTTCGGCTGGCTGGGGTTCCCGAAGCTCGGACTCAATGGCACCGCCTGGGCCACCGTGTTCTCGCAGCTCGTGTCGCTCACCGCGTTGATCACCTACCTGCGCGCGAAGAAGGTTCCCGTCGCGCCCTCCTGGCCCCGGTTCGACCACCTGGGCCCCATCACCTGGAAGACGCTGCGCATCGGACTGCCCTCCGCCGTGCAGCAGTCGCTCGTCTCCATTGGCATGGTCTTCGTCACCGGCATCGTCAACGGCTTCGGCGAGGTCTCGACGGCCGCGTTCGGGGCCGCCTCGCGCATCGATCAGATCGCCTTCCTGCCCGCCATGACCTTCGGCATGGCCATCTCGACCCTGGCGGGCCAGAACCTCGGGGCGGGCCGCCAGGACCGGATCCGGGAGATCTTCCTCTGGGGTTGCCTGTTCAGCGGCGGCATCACGCTGATCATCACCGCGGTGACCGTGTCGGTTCCCGGCGCGCTCCTCAGAATCTTCGTCACGGACACCGCCGTCATCGAGCCCGGAATCGCCTACCTGCGCATCGTCGGCGCCTGCTACCTCTTCTTCGCCCTCGTCTTCGTCAGCAACGGCATCATCAATGGCGCCGGCCACACGATGACCACCACGGTGATTTCCCTGATCAGCCTGTGGGTCATCCGCGTTCCGGGCGCCTACTGGCTGTCGCGGCGCATGGAGAGCGTGAAGGGTGTCTGGTATGCGATTGCGCTGAGCTTCGCCGTGTCGCTGACCGCCAGCATGGCCTACTACTTCTCGGGCCGGTGGAAGCGCTCGGCGGGGAAGAAGCCGCCCAAGGGCCCCCCAGCGCCGGACGCCCGCGAGGCCTTCGGCCACAGCACGGGCGAGGCATAGCCCGCTTCCCGGCCTCGCAGGCCTTCTCATCCAGAGAGGGATTTCGAGAATAAGTTCAAAATGGACGGGTTTTGCTGCCCTCTCAGGCAGTAGCCTTAAAACTTTCCGTCTGCTTTCCTACCGGGTAGCAAAGTGTTGCAAAAGAGCGGGCGCAATACGTGGCAGCAGTTGCGAATCTCTTACGACCAGCATTAGGCTCTGAAATGAGACGCAATCTCGGAGGTGGGATCCGCCCGACGGGTCCTCCCGCTGAGGCGAACGTCTCTCGAAGCGAGGGTGAACGGGAAATCCGGACGCCTGGCGCTTCCTGGTGGGGTGGGTAGCGGGCAGCGGGCCTGCCTCTCTGCACTCTCGGGGGATGGTGCAGAGGGGGGCCCGCTGTGGGTGTTTCTTACTCCCCGGAGCCGACCGGGCGAGCGTGAGCCCCCACCCGTCCCGGCGAGGAGGCGCTCACTCCCAACGGGAGGACCGGCTCTCCGGCCGGGGCCAGGTGGCTTGCCTCGGCGCGCAGCAGGGGCAGGCCGTGCGTCTGCGCCTGGAGGAAGGTGATGAGTTTCTCGCGCACCACGCACCGCAGATCGAACGCCTTGCCCGCATCCGAGGCGCTGACCAGGGCGCGCAGCTTCATGGTGCGCTCGGTGCACTCCGTCACCTGCAACCCTTGCACCTTGCCATCCCAGAGCCCCTGGGACTCGTTCTGAAGGATGCGCTGGAGCTCCGCGCGCACCGACGCCACGTTGGTGCGGAAGTCCACATACAGCTCCGCCGTGCCCAGGATGTCCGGCGACACCTTGCTCCAGTTCTGGAAAGGCTTCTCCAGGAAGTGCGTCATGGGCACGATGAGCCGCCGCAAGTCCCACACCTTCACCACCACGTAGGTGAGGGTGATTTCCTCCACCCACCCCCACTCGTTCTCCACGATGACGGTATCGCCGATGCGGATCGGCTGGGTGATGGACAGCTGGATGCCGGCCAGCAACGTGGAGATGGACTTCTGCGCCGCCAGACCAATAACGAGGCCCGCGATGCCCGCCGAGGCCAGCAGCGACACCCCCACGTTGCGCACCGCCTCGAACTGCAACAACAGCAAGGAGCCCGCCACCAGCACCACGGCGACCTCGATGATGTGACGCATTACCACCAACTGCGTGCGCAGCCCCCGGATGCGCCCCACCTCCGCGCCGGTCGCCGTGCGGCTGTTCACCTTCTGCTCCACGAAGCGGGCAGCCGACCGCAGGAAGCTCATCAGAAACCAAGCCAGGGCAATGATGATGATCGACCGCGCCCCCACATCCACCACATGCTGGACCGAGGCGGACAAGCCCAACATGCGCGAGCCCGAGGCCACCAGGATGGCGAACACGGGATAGCGCAGGGGGCCTCGCCCCGCCGCCACCAGCTGATCATCCCAGCCCGACCGCGTCAGCCCCGAGGCGCGGATGCCCACGCGCAGCAGCAGCCCTTCCAGCACGCGCCCCACGAGCACGCTGCCCGCGAGGAGCAGCGCCAGCCCCAGCGCCTGCCACAGCTCCACTTCCCAGAGGGGCCGGTTGAGCAGAAACGCCGGGAGTTGCTGCCGCAGGGCGGGCCCTCCTTCTGCCTCGAGCGCCAGCACCGGCGTGGACGGCAGCTCCAACGAGAGGACGGCGAGGCGGCGGAACATGAGCGGGCGCTCCTGACATCGGGGCCGTGGGGCCCAAAAATAGTTTGACCTCAAATATACTAGTGAACCCTCGTGCCATGTCCACCCATCCGAGAACAAGCCCTCAGGCAGGCGTGTGACAGCCCAGGTGTCATAAATCAGGGAGTTTCTGGACGCATCCCGGGCTGAGCAGGGGTTCAATGGTATCTGCTCATCGCGAGTCCGCGCGTGTCCCTGCCTCTACCTCCATTGCTGCCCCCTCGCTCCACCTCGGGGCCCCCCCGGCCTGGGCAACGGCTCGCGAGCGAGGCCTCCCCCGCTTCCCGGCGCTTCACCGGGTTGACGCCCGCCATGGTGCTGGTCATCTGTCTGCTGCTGACGGCCGCCTCCACGGCGCTCTTCTCGCTGACGACTCGGGCGGGAGATCTCACTCGGTTCGAGAACATCACCCGGACGGTCCAGGAGCGGATCTCCTCCCATCTCAACGCGGACGAGGCCCTGCTGCGGGGCACCGCGGGCTTGTTCTCCGCCAGCGAGCAGGTCACCCACGAGGAGTTCAGCATCTATGTCGAGCGCCTGGACCTGAAGCGGTACGGCCCCGGCATTCGCGAGATCGGCTTCAGCCAACGCATCCCCGCGGAGCAGAAGGACGCCACGGTGGCCAGCCTGCGAGGCCTGGGCTTCTCCACCTTCCGCCTCATGCCCGACACGCCCCGCGAGGAGTACCACGCCATCACCTACCTGGAGCCGGCCGCCCTTCGTCCCCCGGAGGCGATGGGGTTCGACATGTTCACCGAGCCGGTCCGCCGTGCCGCGATGGAGCGGGCCTGGCAGACCGGCGCCCCGGCCCTCTCCGGCAAGGTCACGCTGGGACAAGAGACGGAAGCCAGCGGCCAGGAGGGCTTCGTGATGTACGTCCCCGTGTACCAGGGGCATGCCCTTCCGGAGACCGAACAGAAGCGCTGGCAGCTGCTGGAAGGGTTCGTCTACACCCCCTTTTCCGCCAACGCCCTGTTCTCGGGGCTGTTCACCCCTCTGCTCCAAACCCGTGTCACCTTCCGCCTCTACGACGGGCAGGAGCCAGTCCCCGAGGCCTTGCTGTATGACTCGGGCGCCACCTTGGAGAAGACCCATGCCCGGCCCGTCTTCACGTCTGCCTCCCAGTTCGAGGTGGCCGGCCACCCCTGGACCCTCGCCTTCACCTCTCAGCCTGACTTCGATCACTCGTTGATGGCCACCTGGGCTCCGGGCGTGGGAGGGATTGGAACGCTCATGAGCCTGCTGGTGTTCGCCTTCGCGCGATCTCAGCAGAATGCCCGGAAGCGCGCGGAGGACAACGAGGCGGAGCGGGCCTGGCTGCTGGCGCGCGAGCGGTTGGCCCGCGCCGAGACCGAGGCCCAACGCACCCACTTGCAGGACATCTTCATGCAGGCCCCAGCGATCATCGCCATCCTGGGGGGCCCTCGGCAGGTCTTCGAGTTCGCCAACACCGCCTGCCAGGAGGTCCTGGGCCACCGCGAGCTGCTGGGCAAGCCCCTCCACGAAGCGGTCCCTGACCTGAAGCAGCACGGCCCTGCCCTGATCGAGAAGGCCTACCGCACGGGAAGACCCCTCTCCGGCCGGGAGGTGTGCCTGCCCTTGCGCTACACGCTGGGGGGACGCATCGAGGAGCGGTACTGGGACTTCTTCTTCCAGCCCCGCCGCACCCCGGACGGCGCGGTGGATGGGATGATGGTGTTCGCCTTCGAGGTGACCGACCAGCTCCAGGCGCGCCAGGAGGTGGAGCTCAGCCGGGAAGAGGCCCGGCGCAGCGCCGCCCAGCTCCAGGCCATCACCGACACGCTGCCCGCGCTCGTGGCCTACCTGGATCTGGCGGAGCGCTACCGCTTCGCGAACCAGGCCTATGAGAGCTGGTTCGGGGTGAAGCCCGAGGACGTCTTGGGCAAGACGGCAGCGGAGTTCGTCGGGGCGGAGGCCTACGAGGGGGTGAGGCATCAGCTCCGGCAAGCCCTCTCGGGCGAGATCGTCCGGTACGAAGTGGAGCTGAAGGTCCGGGGCGGCCGGAAGATCTACATGCAGTCCAACTACCTTCCGGACCGGGACGCCCAGGGGCACGTGCGAGGCATCGTGGTGCTCGCCCATGACCTGACGGAGCGCAAGAAGGAGGAAGAGATCGTCCGCAACGCCGTGCGCCTGCGCGACGAGTTCCTGTCGGTCGCCAGCCACGAATTGAAGACCCCGCTCACGCCGCTGAGCCTGAAGCTCCAGGCGCTCGCACGCGCGGTGGAGAACGAGCCCGAGACGCCGTTCACCGTGAAGGTCCGCGCGCACGTGGAGGCGGGGCGCAAGCAGCTCAACCGGCTGTCGGTCCTCATTGGGGACTTGCTGGATGTGTCGCGGATCAGCTCCGGCCAGATGCGGCTGCGCTGGGAGCCGGTGGACTTCGCGGCCCTGGTGCGGGACGTGGTGACGCGACTGGAGCCCGAGGCACTCCGGGCCGAGTCTCCCCTGAGCGTTGAGGCGCCCGGGAGCCTCGCGGGGAGCACGGACCGGCTGCGGTTCGAGCAGGTGGTGGAGAACCTGCTGACGAACGCCATCAAGTACGGCGCGGGCAAACCCATCCACATCGTTCTGAAGGAAGAGGCGGGGGCCGTGGTGCTGCGCGTGGAGGACCACGGCATCGGCATCGAGCTTGAGCACCAGGAGCGCATCTTCGAGCGATTCGAGCGCGCCGTCTCGGAGCGCAACTACGGCGGCCTGGGGTTGGGGCTCTACATCACCCGCACCATCGTGGAGCTGCTCGGCGGCACCATCCGCGTGCAGAGCCAGCCCGGCCAAGGCGCGGCCTTCACCGTGGACCTGCCCCGGGAACCGCCCTCAGGCACGCCCAGCACGGGCTGAACTCACTTTGAATTCTTCTTCATGAGTTCTTCTGGCAGAGGCGTCCTGAGGAAACGAAATCCTTTTCCATCCCGCTGCGGGATGACTTGAAACCCCTCACCAGCAACCCTGACAAGATCACCGTCGCGAGGTTTTCCACGGACAAGCCACTCATCTGCTTCTTCTCTCGTCGCGAACGACTGAGAGACGAGCACGGATTCAACTGCGGGTGTGTAGAACTTGCGAAAGAACTCGCGGTAGTCCTCTAACTTCTGGGCCGTACGAACGTATAGCAGCGCTACCGCAGCAACCCGGATCGCTTCGTCCTCTGAAGATCCTTCCTGATACTTTCCATTGATCCCCTTCAGCACATCCAAAACGGCATCAACATCGAAATTGGGATTGTATTTCATCGCCATGTCCTAACTAGAAGGCAGCACCAACACCGAGCGGAACAAGCACCAACCAGCCAAGAGGGCTTACTGCCAGAACAAACGCCACCCCGCCTACGATCACTACCGTCCCAATCGTTATCTCTCCCTTGTGTTCCTTGATCCATTCAATCGCTCGTTCCATATGTGAGAAACTCAGCCTCTTTTCTCGCTCCCGCAGGGGCTGTTCCTTCTCTTCCTCACACGCAACGAACTGCTCGCGGCATTTTGTAATGCATGTTTCGTAGTACCACCCGCTCTGCTCTTTGCTGTGGGGCCAGGGGAGCGCTGTTCCCAGCACCTCCCCATACACTCTTCGTGCTCTTTTTGGCAGTCATGGCCGCCAGCGCCTCCCATTGCAAGCGTGGTTCCTACGCCTTCAGAACTCTCGGAAATGACATAGATTCTCTGCTCTGGCCGCTGACTGTGAGCACATCCTGCATTCGCCAGCA encodes the following:
- a CDS encoding glycosyltransferase family 39 protein — its product is MEWVLVLVAVAAWVLRVAPLTRAEGAFGYPIDYDEGVYFSASALLFQGHWPYRDFAFVHPPGSLLLWGPAGASVSWLGVSAGFTLARWMAALCGALSVWCVGRLALRMWGPVAALVAALVYASHPELVLVERGPFLEPWLNLACLAAANMWLACSRHGRQEPRWGWTGILLGVAISVKVLGGIWLAAALVAPPAGTSWKSRAGLVLTVAGTLVLLVGPFLWRAPSSFLSEVFLFQALRPGDGELSRLGRLRELFPTSRGVGVGLALLGLALVVRRLFQRTGEERSAERFAAVAYGLTVFAFLTSPSYWSQYNAYLAGPESLLAGLAAAALQGGFQAHRPWAARGVAVLLGVAVLVPPWKSLCWGVLAQAPEVVALRRFILQSVPPRVALFSFEPAWGLAGGHLPPVISGAPLVVDSYGEMLLGALGSGARFALVEDAFQTPAAQARVREVLARSHFVVVAGRGRWQLSEESQHWLHARFVRRFLTEGVDGLDLWEQVPAPEVRP
- a CDS encoding MATE family efflux transporter, translating into MIAFSLPMLLGSFLQTAYSFVNAIWVGQYLGTSALAAVTVSFPIVFVLFAIGMGLTLATNILVSQSYGARRMDELRKAVDSSTVLMVSLGIVFTILGELFAPSVLRAMDTPPEILDASIHYLRIFLLSLPLGFSLFLIRSLLQGVGDSKTPLYFQFGSVLLAAALDPVLMFGWLGFPKLGLNGTAWATVFSQLVSLTALITYLRAKKVPVAPSWPRFDHLGPITWKTLRIGLPSAVQQSLVSIGMVFVTGIVNGFGEVSTAAFGAASRIDQIAFLPAMTFGMAISTLAGQNLGAGRQDRIREIFLWGCLFSGGITLIITAVTVSVPGALLRIFVTDTAVIEPGIAYLRIVGACYLFFALVFVSNGIINGAGHTMTTTVISLISLWVIRVPGAYWLSRRMESVKGVWYAIALSFAVSLTASMAYYFSGRWKRSAGKKPPKGPPAPDAREAFGHSTGEA
- a CDS encoding mechanosensitive ion channel family protein; its protein translation is MFRRLAVLSLELPSTPVLALEAEGGPALRQQLPAFLLNRPLWEVELWQALGLALLLAGSVLVGRVLEGLLLRVGIRASGLTRSGWDDQLVAAGRGPLRYPVFAILVASGSRMLGLSASVQHVVDVGARSIIIIALAWFLMSFLRSAARFVEQKVNSRTATGAEVGRIRGLRTQLVVMRHIIEVAVVLVAGSLLLLQFEAVRNVGVSLLASAGIAGLVIGLAAQKSISTLLAGIQLSITQPIRIGDTVIVENEWGWVEEITLTYVVVKVWDLRRLIVPMTHFLEKPFQNWSKVSPDILGTAELYVDFRTNVASVRAELQRILQNESQGLWDGKVQGLQVTECTERTMKLRALVSASDAGKAFDLRCVVREKLITFLQAQTHGLPLLRAEASHLAPAGEPVLPLGVSASSPGRVGAHARPVGSGE